In Cinclus cinclus chromosome 1, bCinCin1.1, whole genome shotgun sequence, the sequence TTAAAAGGTGCTGTCTGCTCATAGTTTCCCCCAATTTAGCTTAACCTAGACCCCGATACTTAACATCATAAACTGTCCTCCccaaataattataaaaatccCATGCCAAGATCAATAGTACCAGTATTATACTTCAACATTATACAGCAGTGTGTCATCTCAAAGTCACCCATTTCTTTGAACTAAAGACTTAATATGGCAAGGGGCTGATCACACAAGTCAATTCTTACAGCAACTCAACCTctatattaatttcttcctgcATATCAAAGCTTAGTATactgtgatatttttctttagtattATTGTTTCTGAACTTAAGAACTAGATGATATGAAAAGTCAGTCTTTGCTATTAACCAGGATTCACAAAAcaccaaattatttcaaaaccaATGAACACATGGGAAAGTGTGGGGTCATGATGGCAAAGAAATACTCTATTTGCATACAGCCCTGTATACTATACTGGTGTAACTGCATACACCAACACCAAAGAATGGCAGCGGATGGCAAATGTGCCTCTACAATAAACACACACAGATAGATTTTTAGGaccccaaaccaaaaagcaCTTCTTACTTTGCTGAAAGTAAAAGTTTACAGCACAGATTTTCTCATTGAGGGGACTAAGTTTTGTGGAATCCTTGTTTGCTTTTGCTCCACAAGCCACTTGTGGGTAAATTTAATCTTGTCCTTATCTATCACTAGATTgaggaatgaaaacaaacaaaaaaactcaacTGCCTAAGAAGCCTCCCACCTAAACCCAAGCCACTTCCCTTCCAGGATCACTAAAGTAGTATGTTTCATCTCACAGGGGGACTGAAAGAGTACTGACTAGCAGTTATGAAAAACACACAAAGCTGTGAAGGGGGCAAAGTGCTTTCATATCTATGTTACTGGCTATACAGTTAACTGCCACCAGTTTACACAGGACTGGAACATACTCTGCAAGGGAGTAATAAGACTCCATAAATATTCACTGTAGTGCCTAAATGCATACCCAACTGTTTGCCAACACAGCCATCCTGTATAACATTTTTCTGAGCAGGCAGGCACCTGACCACTCCACACACCTTATGTGGTATTCATGCTTTATTCACCTACCCTGAAATAAGCTGGAAAATTCAGTATTAAGTGTCTAAGCTGATCAAGGAGAAACCAGATATTTTCAGCACCAGAGCCCCTTGACAAGAGAATTCAGACATACCTGGGACTACCTGGGCTGTGAAACTTCTCCTCCCCACATCCAGTCTCATTAAGGCTGTGGCAGGTGTTGTGGACAGCATACACAGACATGCTGGGATGCTCTATTAAGAGGTTCTCCATTGGACTGGTCTCCACTTTGATAGTGGTTAATCCACCTGCAGTAAAACATGGGGGAGGGGTAATAAACCAGCTCTCCTCCATAGGACATGACTCAAACTGGATGAAGCAAGACTCGCTGGCCTCCGGCAAGTGTTCCAAGGGAGATGATAAACAAGAGAAGACAGGCGAGCTGTCCGTGGCCGAC encodes:
- the TP53INP1 gene encoding tumor protein p53-inducible nuclear protein 1 isoform X4; amino-acid sequence: MFQRLNNMLMGEIDSLSSQKPEFSEKEDDEWILVDFIDTCTNCSVEEADIVEVSATDSSPVFSCLSSPLEHLPEASESCFIQFESCPMEESWFITPPPCFTAGGLTTIKVETSPMENLLIEHPSMSVYAVHNTCHSLNETGCGEEKFHSPGSPRAKKSCLRHTGTTGGPK